The genomic interval ATACTCGTTTCTCTAATAATCAATCAAACCCAAATCCTTCTGGCATGCCTGAATTTTTGACTTCTGTGGCTACACCGGAGGTGTTCCCTTTTTGGAGAAACAGAACAGATACCCCCCCTTGGCGGGGGGGGAAAAACCTGCTTGATGGGAGATTCCCTGACTATTGACTTGCGAGCCTGAACGAGCCGTGGGACTTGCCCACTTGAGTCATTGTTTCATGATCAACAACACCTGGGATGTTGCCAAGGTCGTTTGTCAGAAAATGATACATGTCATCGTCACTCGGAAAAGCCATGTAAGCAACCAAGTTAAAACTTCCCGTGATTACTGCCACATGCATCACTCTCCAATCTGCGGCAAGGGCATCAGACACAACGAAAATCAGTTCAAGTTTCACCTTCATGAACACAAAGACAGGTCCAGTCAAACCCAGCACCGACGGATTGGCGACGGCAATTACCCTTACCACCTTCTCCCCGAGGAGTCTTTGGAGTCTTCTGGTGGCCGTTTGTCGACTCACACCTATTCTCTTCCCTAGGACACCGATATTCACCCTAGGGTTCAACTCAAGTTCTCTAATCATCGCCATGTCTGATTCATCAAGACAACGCAATCTTGCTTCCCGGCGACCAGAGGCATCACCTAACAGTCCGATGTGGTAATATTTGACCTCTTGCAGAACAGTCATTACCTCCACCGTTGCTATTTGACGCACTCGGCTCAGTCTGTTACTCATCCACACAAGCAAATTCTGATCATCCTTGAATAGAGCGGTCGTCACTATGTCATAACGCCCTGTGGTCAGGGTAACTGTCTGAATGTTCTCGCAGCCTTCAAGTTCGCGTGCGGCCTCCAGCGCTTTTCCGGTCTGTGCTTTAAGACCCAGTATCGCTTTGAGGTGAAATCCTAAATACCAGGGATCAACCAGCGTAACGAAATCAATCACCTTGGCAGCGACCATCTTCCGGAGCCTGCTGGCTACGGTTGTTGGATTCGTGCTGAGTTTGGCAGAAAGATCCCGGGTGGATTGCCTCGCATCGGCTGTCAGTTCCCTAGCCAGCATCTGTTCGAGATCACCAAGTTCCGTGCTTGCAGACATAGTTTTCATGCGTATCTCTTCCTCCTCCAACATTCTATCATCCTATGACCGAATCTGTTTTCGCGTTCAACGACGGCAAAGGGGCCGTGTTCGGGCCCGTCACTCGATTATGCAAATATGCTTAAGCCGATACGAGCACGAACTACAGGCCTGTTATGGCTGCGCCCTGACAGGGCAGTATCGACTCCGACTTTGACTTCCCCGTTTGCCTGTGATCGGCAGCGTGTGCATCCACCCACGACAATGACACGTACTCGAACTTTTGCAAACACCGAGAGAAACGTGTATCGCCAATAGGTAGTCGCTTTGTCAGGAGCCACTACCCCAACACAGGCGGCACATATCACTCTCGCGCTTGTACGACAATTATTACACAAATGACTCACTTTGTAAATATTTCTGGTACATATGCAAAATATAGTGCTGTATATATTGACATATGTAAAACGATGGTGTAAAATGCGACCATCTTCCTCCAGTGATCCCAGCATGTTCGAATGCCAACCCAGCAGGAATCGACTTCAGTCCCTCTTGGCCACGAGCATTGACCTGTTGATCAT from Dehalococcoidia bacterium carries:
- a CDS encoding Lrp/AsnC family transcriptional regulator, with the protein product MLEEEEIRMKTMSASTELGDLEQMLARELTADARQSTRDLSAKLSTNPTTVASRLRKMVAAKVIDFVTLVDPWYLGFHLKAILGLKAQTGKALEAARELEGCENIQTVTLTTGRYDIVTTALFKDDQNLLVWMSNRLSRVRQIATVEVMTVLQEVKYYHIGLLGDASGRREARLRCLDESDMAMIRELELNPRVNIGVLGKRIGVSRQTATRRLQRLLGEKVVRVIAVANPSVLGLTGPVFVFMKVKLELIFVVSDALAADWRVMHVAVITGSFNLVAYMAFPSDDDMYHFLTNDLGNIPGVVDHETMTQVGKSHGSFRLASQ